Proteins from a single region of Streptomyces sp. HUAS 15-9:
- a CDS encoding PLP-dependent cysteine synthase family protein — protein MNFPLPETLGSRASLPAVAHRPAQLVGRTPVLWIDEPFAPPGRGFYAKLEGANPGGIKDRPGLHMIREARRRGELAPGTPIVESSSGTFALGLALAGLTFGHPVTVVTDPGMEPSVLRLLTTLGAHIDQVAAPDADGGWQQARRRRVAELLARTPGAYCPDQYHNPDNTAAYRPLATELIAQLGRVDVLVASVGTGGHSAGVSRVLRESFPALTLVGVDAVGSTIFGQPARPRLMRGLGSSIHPGNVDYAAFAEVHWVAPAEAVWACRQLGRRHFATGGWSVGAVALVAGWVARTYPAGTRVAAVFPDGPHRYLDTVYNDAWCRRRRLLGQEPPPEPDEIAEPDECEVTGWTRCGTVRDPLGRTTAEPAEAGVR, from the coding sequence ATGAACTTCCCGCTGCCCGAAACCCTTGGATCCCGCGCTTCACTCCCCGCTGTTGCCCACCGCCCCGCACAGCTGGTCGGCCGCACCCCGGTCCTGTGGATCGACGAACCCTTCGCCCCGCCCGGCCGCGGTTTCTACGCCAAGCTCGAAGGCGCGAACCCCGGCGGCATCAAGGACCGTCCCGGTCTGCACATGATCCGTGAGGCCCGCCGACGCGGGGAGCTCGCGCCCGGGACCCCGATCGTCGAGTCCTCCAGCGGCACCTTCGCTCTGGGCCTCGCGCTGGCCGGGCTGACCTTCGGTCATCCGGTCACCGTGGTGACCGACCCCGGCATGGAGCCGTCGGTGCTGCGGCTGCTGACCACGCTCGGCGCACACATCGACCAGGTGGCGGCTCCGGATGCGGACGGCGGCTGGCAGCAGGCCCGCCGTCGGCGCGTCGCCGAACTGCTGGCCCGTACGCCGGGGGCCTACTGCCCCGACCAGTACCACAACCCCGACAACACGGCCGCCTACCGGCCGCTGGCCACCGAGCTGATCGCGCAACTGGGCCGTGTCGACGTCCTCGTGGCGTCGGTGGGCACCGGAGGTCACTCCGCCGGCGTCTCCCGCGTGCTGCGCGAGTCCTTCCCCGCCCTGACCCTGGTCGGCGTGGACGCAGTGGGCTCCACGATCTTCGGGCAGCCCGCCCGGCCGAGGCTGATGCGCGGCCTCGGCTCCAGCATCCATCCGGGCAACGTCGACTACGCGGCCTTCGCCGAGGTTCACTGGGTGGCGCCGGCCGAGGCCGTGTGGGCCTGCCGCCAGTTGGGCCGCCGCCACTTCGCGACGGGCGGCTGGAGTGTCGGGGCGGTCGCGCTCGTCGCGGGGTGGGTCGCGCGGACGTATCCCGCCGGCACCCGCGTCGCAGCGGTCTTCCCCGACGGCCCGCACCGCTACCTGGACACCGTCTACAACGACGCATGGTGCCGCCGCAGGCGGCTTCTGGGCCAGGAACCGCCGCCGGAACCCGACGAGATCGCCGAGCCCGACGAGTGCGAGGTGACCGGCTGGACCCGGTGCGGCACGGTCCGTGACCCGCTCGGCCGTACGACCGCGGAGCCTGCCGAGGCGGGCGTTCGATGA
- a CDS encoding MDR family MFS transporter has product MRQLRARLASFDRPARLLMVNQFAINLGFYMLMPYLADHLAHGLGLAAWTVGLVLGVRNLSQQGLFLIGGTLADRYGCKPMILIGCTLRTVAFATLAVADTLPALVLASALTGLAGALFNPAVRAYLAADAGEERRVEAFAAFNVFYQAGILIGPLAGLALLIWDFSAVCTVSALIFAVLAVLQARALPGRPPVGRSAEPAWRAVAADWRSVAANRPFLLFTAAMTGSYVLGFQVYLALPLRARELFGERTGPVTAAVFAVSALAALSGQLKLTAWAKRTLPGPQAIAYGLVVMSAAFLLVLPGPYDGAVGLTAGVLALVLCAALLAWGGALLYPFEMDTVVRLAGDRLIATYYGAYNTVCGIAISLGNLAVGALFDTGVRWLPWAVLAGTGLVCAGLVARLHRTGCLAPVPVPATG; this is encoded by the coding sequence ATGAGGCAGCTGCGGGCCCGACTGGCCTCCTTCGACCGCCCGGCGCGGCTGCTGATGGTCAACCAGTTCGCCATCAACCTCGGCTTCTACATGCTCATGCCCTACCTGGCCGATCATCTGGCCCACGGCCTCGGTCTCGCGGCCTGGACGGTCGGACTGGTCCTCGGCGTGCGCAACCTCTCCCAGCAGGGTCTGTTCCTCATCGGGGGCACCCTCGCCGACCGCTACGGCTGCAAGCCGATGATTCTCATCGGATGCACCCTGCGGACGGTCGCCTTCGCGACTCTCGCGGTGGCGGACACGCTGCCCGCGCTGGTCCTGGCCTCCGCCCTGACCGGGCTGGCAGGTGCGCTGTTCAACCCGGCCGTGCGGGCGTATCTGGCCGCCGACGCGGGCGAGGAGCGCCGCGTCGAGGCCTTCGCCGCCTTCAACGTCTTCTACCAGGCAGGCATCCTGATCGGCCCACTGGCGGGGCTGGCCCTGCTGATCTGGGACTTCAGTGCGGTGTGTACGGTCTCGGCGCTCATCTTCGCCGTCCTTGCCGTACTCCAGGCCCGGGCCCTGCCGGGCCGCCCTCCGGTCGGCCGGAGTGCCGAGCCCGCTTGGCGTGCCGTGGCCGCCGACTGGCGCTCCGTCGCCGCCAACCGGCCCTTCCTCCTGTTCACCGCCGCCATGACGGGCTCTTACGTCCTGGGCTTCCAGGTCTATTTGGCCCTCCCCCTGCGGGCCCGGGAACTCTTCGGTGAACGAACGGGACCGGTGACCGCGGCGGTCTTCGCCGTCTCCGCGCTCGCCGCCCTGTCGGGGCAGCTGAAGCTGACCGCGTGGGCGAAACGAACTCTGCCCGGGCCACAGGCCATTGCGTACGGACTGGTGGTGATGAGCGCCGCCTTCCTGCTGGTTCTGCCGGGTCCGTACGACGGAGCGGTGGGCCTGACGGCGGGCGTCCTCGCGCTCGTGCTCTGCGCCGCGCTGCTGGCCTGGGGCGGTGCCCTGCTGTACCCGTTCGAGATGGACACCGTGGTCCGTCTCGCCGGCGACCGGCTCATCGCGACCTATTACGGCGCCTACAACACCGTCTGCGGCATCGCGATCTCCCTCGGGAACCTCGCGGTCGGGGCACTGTTCGACACGGGTGTGCGGTGGCTGCCCTGGGCGGTGCTGGCCGGCACCGGGCTCGTGTGCGCCGGGCTGGTGGCGCGACTGCACCGCACCGGATGCCTCGCGCCTGTGCCCGTACCGGCGACCGGGTGA